One stretch of Lacrimispora sphenoides DNA includes these proteins:
- a CDS encoding YfhO family protein: MEHDDEIEKISKELEDMLQMTSGEKEITTGENDLKQGNEEEKVTYDPKGEMAEQELELASAPRIRLDIPVDGMEELYDGDLDYEDLNYGEDLEQEKEAVPVTDFMDILEEPEDDEAEEELEIGQLDSYKERIFAKKEGTGTLVRPSDGLLAAFFVPMVIMVIIFAQRGIFPFGEESFLRTDMYHQYAPFFSEFRYKLTHGGSLLYSWDIGMGVNFAALYAYYLASPLNWLLVLCPKNYVIEFMTYLIVFKIGLSGLSFSWYLRRHNKTMDFGVAFFGIFYALSGYMAAYSWNIMWLDCILLFPLIMLGLEKLVKEKKCFLYCITLGLSILSNYYISIMICIFMVFYFIALLILEGLRSWKEIFIRGGLFALFSLLAGGLSAVVLLPEIYALQSTASGDFNFPQTISSYFSIFDMIARHLPAVEPEIGLDHWPNIYCGVAVLMFFLLYLGCKQIRQREKIVMCSLLLFFFASFSVNTLNFIWHGFHYPNSLPCRQSFIYIFLMLFTCYQAYIHLHEIPWKHIVIAFFASVIFVLMAQKLITDEAYHFSVFYVAILFLSIYAGLISLYQRGVSRNVLVLLALGVVSLEAAVNTTVTSVTTTSRTSYMKDNKASSELAESLMPGTSFYRIEKVTRKTKNDGAWLNFPTVSLFSSTANADLTAFFKKLGCESSTNAYSITGSTPLIDALFAVKYGLYSEETEDDGISVPIASNDEMYLRENSFALSLGFMLPYDFEDNWQLDLTNPAEVQNDFSVVLGANPVLSEVPSEITGTSFTFTPEADGDYYVFVSNKKVEKVNALLGEKTKNFDNVSRGYLLELGYIKAGEKITLRNDDNDQDLVAVAYRFLPEGLESVYNILDKNSMKLTKWTDTQIQGNVTADKAGLLFLSIPYDKGWTIRVDGKVVEPYKLFDTFLSVHMTAGTHDISLEYMPEGLKTGGIITAGSVVFLLILAGVSSGIGKKRRPMRVHSTN; this comes from the coding sequence ATGGAACACGATGACGAGATTGAAAAGATATCGAAAGAACTAGAGGATATGCTGCAAATGACATCAGGTGAAAAAGAAATTACAACAGGGGAAAATGACTTGAAGCAAGGAAATGAAGAGGAGAAGGTTACTTACGATCCCAAAGGGGAAATGGCAGAACAGGAATTAGAACTGGCTTCTGCACCCAGGATACGCCTTGATATTCCGGTTGACGGGATGGAAGAGCTGTATGATGGGGATCTTGATTATGAAGATTTGAATTACGGAGAAGACTTGGAGCAGGAGAAAGAGGCTGTTCCTGTTACGGATTTCATGGACATTCTTGAGGAACCGGAAGACGATGAAGCTGAGGAAGAGTTGGAAATTGGGCAGTTAGATAGCTATAAAGAAAGAATATTTGCTAAAAAAGAGGGGACAGGCACCCTGGTAAGGCCCTCCGACGGACTCCTTGCAGCTTTTTTTGTGCCAATGGTGATCATGGTTATCATATTTGCCCAGCGGGGGATTTTTCCTTTTGGTGAGGAAAGCTTTTTAAGGACTGATATGTATCATCAGTATGCTCCGTTTTTTTCTGAGTTCCGTTATAAGCTGACCCATGGAGGAAGCCTTCTGTACAGCTGGGATATCGGCATGGGCGTGAATTTTGCAGCTCTTTATGCTTATTATCTGGCAAGTCCTTTAAACTGGCTGCTGGTACTTTGCCCGAAGAATTATGTCATTGAATTTATGACCTATCTGATCGTATTTAAGATCGGATTAAGCGGACTATCCTTTTCCTGGTATCTGCGCAGGCATAACAAGACCATGGACTTTGGAGTCGCTTTTTTTGGCATCTTCTATGCTCTGTCCGGATATATGGCGGCTTACAGCTGGAATATCATGTGGCTGGATTGCATTCTTCTATTCCCGCTCATTATGCTGGGCCTTGAGAAGCTGGTGAAAGAAAAGAAGTGTTTTCTATACTGTATTACACTGGGACTATCAATTTTATCAAATTATTACATATCCATTATGATATGTATTTTTATGGTATTCTACTTTATTGCTCTTCTTATATTAGAAGGCTTGAGATCCTGGAAGGAAATCTTTATCCGTGGAGGACTGTTTGCTCTGTTTTCCTTATTAGCAGGAGGCCTTTCTGCTGTAGTTCTGCTTCCTGAAATTTATGCGCTGCAGTCAACTGCTTCGGGAGATTTTAATTTTCCCCAGACCATCAGCTCCTATTTTTCCATATTTGACATGATCGCCAGACATCTTCCGGCGGTGGAACCGGAAATCGGGTTGGACCACTGGCCTAATATCTACTGCGGTGTGGCAGTTCTCATGTTTTTCCTTCTTTACCTGGGCTGTAAACAGATCAGGCAGAGGGAAAAGATTGTTATGTGCTCCCTGCTGCTGTTTTTCTTTGCCAGCTTTTCCGTTAATACACTGAATTTTATCTGGCATGGATTTCATTATCCCAACAGCCTGCCATGCAGACAGTCTTTTATTTATATTTTTCTCATGCTGTTTACGTGCTATCAGGCTTACATTCACTTGCATGAGATTCCATGGAAGCATATTGTAATAGCTTTTTTTGCTTCGGTGATCTTTGTTTTGATGGCGCAAAAGCTTATAACGGATGAGGCTTATCATTTTTCCGTATTTTATGTGGCTATTTTGTTCCTTTCCATTTATGCCGGCCTTATCAGCCTTTACCAAAGAGGAGTGAGCCGAAATGTGCTGGTACTTCTGGCCCTTGGCGTGGTCTCCTTAGAAGCCGCGGTTAATACCACGGTCACCAGCGTGACGACCACCAGCAGGACCAGCTATATGAAGGATAATAAGGCATCTTCGGAGCTGGCAGAAAGCCTGATGCCTGGTACCTCTTTTTACCGGATCGAAAAGGTCACAAGAAAAACCAAAAATGACGGAGCCTGGCTGAACTTTCCTACGGTCTCCCTCTTTTCCTCCACAGCCAATGCAGATCTTACGGCATTCTTTAAAAAACTGGGCTGCGAAAGCTCTACCAATGCTTACAGCATTACGGGAAGTACGCCTCTGATAGATGCACTTTTTGCGGTCAAATACGGGCTGTACTCGGAAGAAACCGAGGATGACGGCATATCCGTACCGATTGCTTCAAATGATGAGATGTATCTCCGGGAAAACAGCTTTGCCTTGTCTTTGGGATTTATGTTACCATATGACTTTGAAGATAACTGGCAGCTGGATTTAACAAATCCGGCAGAGGTCCAAAATGATTTTTCCGTGGTATTAGGAGCCAATCCGGTACTGTCTGAGGTTCCAAGCGAAATCACCGGAACCAGCTTTACGTTTACACCGGAAGCGGATGGAGACTATTATGTATTTGTCAGCAATAAAAAGGTGGAAAAGGTAAATGCTCTGCTTGGAGAAAAGACCAAAAACTTTGATAATGTGAGCCGCGGCTATCTGCTGGAACTGGGCTATATAAAAGCAGGGGAAAAGATTACTCTGCGAAACGATGACAATGATCAGGATCTGGTGGCGGTCGCTTACCGTTTTCTTCCTGAGGGCCTTGAGTCTGTGTACAACATTTTAGACAAGAATTCCATGAAGCTTACAAAGTGGACTGATACGCAGATACAGGGAAATGTCACTGCTGATAAGGCCGGCCTGCTGTTTTTAAGCATTCCCTATGACAAGGGCTGGACGATCAGGGTTGACGGAAAAGTTGTTGAGCCTTATAAATTATTTGATACGTTTTTAAGCGTGCATATGACTGCCGGGACCCATGATATTTCTCTGGAATATATGCCCGAGGGACTTAAAACAGGCGGTATCATAACGGCTGGAAGCGTGGTCTTTCTGCTGATACTTGCAGGTGTATCCTCAGGAATAGGGAAAAAGCGCAGACCCATGCGGGTTCATTCTACCAATTAA
- a CDS encoding GtrA family protein, with translation MIRKIWDKVMNREVISYLIFGVLTTLVNWVVYWFMVKAGIDYRAATAAAWVVSVLFAFVVNKIFVFQSYDLHLGFVMKEILSFTACRAASGVMEMILMVIMVSWLKMDEYVSKILVSVVVVIANYGFSKVFIFRKREEEPL, from the coding sequence ATGATTAGAAAAATCTGGGACAAGGTCATGAACCGGGAAGTCATTTCCTATTTGATATTTGGAGTGTTGACGACCCTGGTTAACTGGGTTGTCTATTGGTTCATGGTGAAGGCGGGCATTGACTACCGTGCCGCAACTGCGGCAGCATGGGTTGTTTCCGTCCTCTTTGCCTTTGTTGTAAATAAAATCTTTGTTTTTCAAAGCTATGACCTGCATCTGGGCTTTGTCATGAAGGAGATTCTATCGTTTACCGCATGCAGAGCAGCGTCAGGCGTCATGGAAATGATTCTTATGGTGATAATGGTTTCCTGGCTCAAAATGGATGAATATGTAAGTAAAATACTGGTATCCGTGGTTGTTGTAATTGCAAACTATGGATTCAGCAAGGTTTTCATATTCCGGAAGAGAGAGGAAGAACCCCTGTAA
- a CDS encoding FAD:protein FMN transferase: MKKRRAVVLIAGITALLLMGCERRVDPLSKSDFMLNTFVTVTLYDKDDPKILSDCLDLCRSYENIFSKTIEGSEVYKLNHRPASEETVTVSPDVEALISKSLYYSQISDGGFDVTVEPLSSLWDFTSLNPVVPPDAKIQEARKKVDYRNLKLEGNTLTFLSPDTSLDFGAIAKGYIADRMKDFLLEQGVKSAVINLGGNVLCVGQKPDGTPFKIGLQKPYADRNETIEIMNINDMSVVSSGVYERHFVKDGVNYHHLLNPGYGYPYENGLVSVTILSELSADGDALSTTCFSLGLKKGMELLDSTDGVYGVFITEDGEVYYSQGAREFLVGKP, encoded by the coding sequence ATGAAAAAAAGGAGAGCAGTTGTTTTGATCGCAGGTATAACAGCTCTTTTGCTTATGGGCTGTGAAAGAAGGGTGGATCCGCTCAGTAAATCCGATTTTATGCTGAACACCTTTGTAACTGTGACTCTTTACGATAAGGACGATCCTAAAATTTTATCTGACTGTCTGGATTTATGCCGGTCCTATGAAAATATTTTCAGCAAAACCATTGAAGGCAGTGAGGTTTACAAGTTAAATCACAGGCCTGCCAGTGAAGAGACCGTGACAGTATCCCCGGATGTGGAGGCTCTTATTTCCAAGAGCCTTTATTATTCTCAAATATCAGACGGGGGTTTTGATGTTACCGTGGAGCCTTTGTCTTCTCTATGGGATTTTACATCCCTGAATCCGGTTGTACCGCCTGATGCAAAGATACAGGAGGCCAGGAAAAAAGTAGATTACCGGAATTTAAAGCTTGAGGGAAATACCCTTACATTTTTATCTCCGGATACGTCCCTTGATTTTGGGGCAATCGCCAAGGGATATATTGCGGACCGGATGAAGGATTTTCTATTAGAACAGGGAGTAAAGAGTGCCGTGATCAATCTGGGAGGAAATGTCCTTTGCGTGGGGCAGAAGCCTGACGGTACACCGTTTAAAATCGGCCTTCAAAAACCTTATGCAGACAGGAATGAAACCATAGAAATTATGAATATCAATGACATGTCCGTGGTATCATCCGGAGTGTATGAACGGCATTTTGTTAAAGATGGTGTGAACTACCACCATCTTTTGAACCCGGGGTATGGTTATCCATATGAGAACGGGCTTGTGTCCGTCACCATTTTATCAGAGCTGTCCGCAGACGGGGACGCCCTTTCCACCACCTGTTTTTCCCTTGGGCTTAAAAAGGGAATGGAGCTTCTGGACTCCACGGACGGCGTATATGGCGTATTTATTACAGAGGATGGGGAGGTTTACTATTCCCAGGGAGCCAGGGAGTTTCTGGTTGGGAAGCCTTAG
- a CDS encoding sirohydrochlorin cobaltochelatase: MKKAILVVSFGTTYHESRMKTIEAIEQSIKEEFTEYEVRRAFTSRIIIGILKKRDNIYIDSVAEALEKLAQEGFQHVIVQPTLVMGGEENDGMVAAVKQYENRFRRILWGKPLLSEEEDYKRLCSVLTEDTKEYNREGTEILFMGHGTEHEANECYPRLAEVFRQNGYSRYHIGTVEAEPTFESIKEEVEKTGSNRMVLQPLMIVSGDHAHNDMAGEGEESWKSQLESDGYQVVCRLKGMGELEGVRRMLLDHTREACKNLEDIG; the protein is encoded by the coding sequence ATGAAAAAGGCGATTTTAGTAGTAAGTTTTGGAACTACTTATCATGAAAGCAGAATGAAAACCATAGAAGCCATTGAGCAGTCCATAAAGGAAGAGTTTACGGAGTATGAGGTGCGCCGGGCATTTACAAGCCGGATCATTATTGGAATATTGAAAAAAAGAGACAACATTTACATAGACAGTGTGGCGGAAGCCTTAGAAAAGCTGGCACAGGAGGGATTTCAGCATGTGATCGTTCAGCCCACCCTGGTTATGGGAGGGGAAGAGAATGACGGCATGGTAGCTGCCGTGAAACAGTATGAGAACCGGTTCCGCCGGATCCTGTGGGGAAAGCCGCTGCTTTCGGAGGAAGAGGACTATAAAAGGCTTTGCAGTGTGCTGACAGAGGACACGAAGGAATATAACAGGGAAGGAACGGAAATCCTATTCATGGGACATGGTACGGAGCATGAGGCCAATGAGTGCTATCCGCGTTTAGCGGAGGTGTTCAGGCAGAATGGATACAGCAGGTATCATATAGGAACCGTGGAGGCGGAGCCAACTTTTGAATCCATAAAAGAAGAGGTGGAGAAAACCGGTTCTAACCGTATGGTGCTGCAGCCGCTTATGATCGTATCCGGAGACCATGCCCATAATGATATGGCAGGAGAAGGAGAAGAATCCTGGAAAAGCCAGCTGGAGTCTGACGGCTATCAGGTGGTCTGCCGGTTAAAGGGTATGGGAGAACTGGAGGGAGTCCGCCGGATGCTCCTGGATCATACCAGAGAAGCATGTAAGAATCTGGAGGATATAGGATGA
- a CDS encoding iron-containing alcohol dehydrogenase, with protein MARFTLPRDLYHGKGALEELKNIKGKKAIVVVGGGSMKRFGFLDRVVACLKEAGMEVKLFEGVEPDPSVDTVMKGAEMMREFEPDWIVAIGGGSPIDAAKAMWAFYEYPETTFEDLCIPFNFPTLRTKARFCAIPSTSGTATEVTAFSVITDYKKGVKYPLADFNITPDIAIVDPDLAETMPQKLTAHTGMDALTHAVEAYVSTLHCDYTDPLALHAIKMIHNDLIDSYNGDKEARARMHNAQCLAGMAFSNALLGIVHSMAHKTGAAYSGGHIVHGCANAMYLPKVIKFNSKVPEAAKRYADIARFIDLKGNNDEELVHALIAEIRSMNEKLNIPACIKEYEGGIIDEAEFNDKLGTVAELAVGDACTGSNPRPITSAEMEKLLSCCYYDKEVDF; from the coding sequence ATGGCTAGATTTACATTACCGAGAGACCTATATCACGGGAAGGGCGCCCTGGAAGAGCTTAAGAATATAAAAGGAAAAAAGGCGATCGTGGTTGTCGGCGGCGGTTCCATGAAACGTTTTGGATTTCTTGACAGGGTGGTGGCATGCCTGAAAGAAGCCGGAATGGAAGTAAAGCTGTTTGAAGGAGTAGAGCCGGATCCCAGCGTGGATACGGTGATGAAGGGTGCAGAAATGATGCGTGAATTTGAGCCGGATTGGATCGTTGCAATCGGCGGCGGATCTCCTATTGATGCGGCAAAGGCAATGTGGGCATTTTATGAATATCCTGAAACCACATTCGAGGACTTATGCATTCCCTTTAATTTCCCGACTCTGAGAACAAAGGCAAGATTCTGCGCCATTCCGTCTACTTCCGGTACGGCAACCGAGGTAACGGCATTCAGTGTTATTACGGATTATAAAAAAGGAGTGAAATATCCGCTGGCAGATTTCAACATCACACCGGATATTGCAATCGTTGATCCGGACCTGGCTGAGACCATGCCTCAGAAGCTGACCGCCCATACTGGTATGGATGCCCTGACTCATGCGGTGGAAGCTTACGTATCAACCCTCCATTGTGACTACACCGATCCTCTGGCTCTTCATGCTATTAAGATGATACATAATGACTTAATTGATTCTTATAACGGGGACAAGGAAGCCCGTGCCCGTATGCATAATGCCCAGTGTCTGGCAGGAATGGCATTCTCCAATGCCCTTTTAGGCATTGTTCATTCCATGGCCCATAAGACAGGCGCTGCTTATTCAGGGGGACATATTGTCCATGGCTGCGCAAACGCCATGTACCTGCCAAAGGTAATTAAATTTAATTCAAAGGTTCCGGAGGCTGCAAAGCGTTATGCAGATATTGCCCGCTTCATTGATTTGAAGGGGAATAATGATGAGGAACTGGTTCATGCATTGATCGCAGAGATCCGTTCCATGAACGAAAAGCTTAATATTCCTGCTTGTATTAAGGAATATGAAGGCGGAATCATTGACGAAGCAGAGTTCAATGATAAATTAGGGACAGTAGCAGAGCTGGCAGTAGGTGATGCATGCACCGGCTCCAACCCAAGACCGATCACGTCCGCTGAGATGGAGAAACTGTTATCCTGTTGTTACTATGATAAAGAGGTAGATTTTTAA
- a CDS encoding LysR family transcriptional regulator, protein MNTVLLQYAVEVEKTGSITKAAANLYMDQPNLSKAIKTLEESLGAPIFRRTSKGVIPTARGRIFLEHARNVLDQIEKMEHLYKPDQVGGVEFSLSMPRASYLSLAFSRFIRSLEKEEGMNVWLRETNSADTLKDVETGEYNLGIIRYQSSSEGYYAQAAAAKGLLLDPVLEYSLRLLMSEHHPLAGKKEIMGEDLLPYIEIAHGDGPSGRRENFEKKGKVPESPKHVYVFERGSQFDLLEEDPHTYMWVSPMPEELLTRYGLVERQCKKKTGTYQDALIYRKGYSFTDWDKGFLNQLETVKSIFLE, encoded by the coding sequence TTGAATACTGTATTGTTACAATATGCCGTGGAGGTGGAAAAAACAGGTTCCATAACCAAGGCGGCTGCCAACCTCTACATGGACCAGCCTAATTTAAGCAAGGCGATCAAAACCTTAGAAGAAAGCCTTGGCGCTCCGATTTTCAGACGGACGTCCAAGGGCGTGATTCCTACGGCAAGGGGAAGGATTTTTCTGGAGCATGCCAGAAATGTCCTGGACCAGATTGAAAAGATGGAACATTTATATAAACCAGATCAGGTGGGAGGGGTGGAATTTTCCCTTTCTATGCCAAGGGCAAGTTATTTAAGCCTTGCATTTTCCCGGTTTATCCGAAGCCTGGAGAAGGAAGAGGGAATGAATGTATGGCTGCGGGAGACAAATTCTGCAGATACCTTAAAGGATGTGGAAACCGGAGAATATAATCTGGGTATTATTCGGTATCAGTCGTCTTCAGAAGGATACTATGCCCAGGCAGCAGCGGCAAAGGGCCTTTTACTAGATCCGGTTTTGGAATACTCCCTAAGGCTTCTCATGTCCGAACATCATCCCCTTGCAGGGAAAAAGGAAATCATGGGAGAAGACTTGCTGCCTTATATTGAGATTGCCCATGGTGACGGACCATCTGGCCGCCGGGAGAATTTTGAAAAGAAAGGAAAGGTTCCGGAATCTCCAAAACATGTTTACGTATTTGAACGGGGAAGCCAGTTCGACCTTTTGGAGGAAGATCCTCACACGTATATGTGGGTCTCTCCCATGCCGGAAGAGCTCCTTACAAGGTACGGCCTGGTGGAGCGGCAGTGCAAAAAAAAGACTGGGACATACCAGGATGCGCTGATCTACAGGAAGGGGTATTCGTTTACGGACTGGGATAAAGGGTTTCTAAACCAGCTTGAAACAGTGAAGAGTATTTTTTTAGAATAA
- a CDS encoding redox-sensing transcriptional repressor Rex has product MEEKKNLVGGISRKTLERLPMYHHYLERKYREGTETISAPAIALDLQLNEVQVRKDLAMVAKTAGKPKLGYVVKDLIRDMEEFLGFHNTNQAALVGVGSLGKALLSYKGFEQYGVEIVLAFDSDGRRVNTKTGGKPVFPMDKLENLCRRMNIHIGIITVPAEYAQEVCNRLVGGGVRAIWNFAPTHLTVPDHVLVQNENMAVSLAALSKYLYEVDKEGGQWTEEEDN; this is encoded by the coding sequence ATGGAAGAGAAAAAAAACTTGGTAGGAGGCATATCCAGGAAGACACTGGAGCGTCTTCCAATGTATCATCATTATCTGGAACGGAAATACAGGGAAGGGACAGAGACTATATCAGCGCCTGCCATTGCCCTGGATCTTCAGCTTAATGAAGTCCAGGTGCGCAAGGATCTGGCAATGGTAGCAAAAACAGCTGGAAAGCCCAAATTGGGATATGTGGTGAAGGATTTAATCAGAGACATGGAAGAGTTTTTAGGGTTCCATAATACGAACCAGGCGGCTCTGGTAGGAGTCGGATCCCTGGGAAAAGCCTTGCTGTCTTATAAAGGGTTTGAGCAGTACGGAGTGGAGATTGTCCTGGCCTTTGATTCCGATGGAAGAAGGGTGAATACAAAAACTGGAGGCAAACCGGTATTTCCCATGGACAAGCTGGAAAATCTCTGCAGGAGAATGAACATTCACATCGGCATCATCACGGTCCCGGCGGAATATGCCCAGGAGGTATGTAACCGTCTGGTAGGCGGCGGTGTAAGGGCCATATGGAACTTTGCTCCCACCCACTTAACCGTGCCTGACCATGTTCTGGTGCAGAATGAGAACATGGCTGTGTCGCTGGCGGCTCTGTCCAAATATCTATATGAGGTGGACAAGGAAGGCGGGCAGTGGACGGAGGAGGAAGATAATTGA
- the queA gene encoding tRNA preQ1(34) S-adenosylmethionine ribosyltransferase-isomerase QueA: MNVRDFYFDLPQELIAQDPLEDRSASRLLVLDKHTGEIQHRHFRDILSFLRKGDCLVINDTKVIPARLFGVKEGTEAKIEILLLKRRENDIWETLVKPGKKAKVGTVITFGEGLLKGTVIDVVEEGNRLIQFSYEGIFEEILDRLGQMPLPPYITHQLKDKNRYQTVYAKHEGSAAAPTAGLHFTKELLEEIEDMGVSIAHVTLHVGLGTFRPVKVDEIEAHHMHSEFYIIEEEEAKKVNEAKQNGGRIVCVGTTSCRTVESASTDEGILKAGSGWTEIFIYPGYRFKILDCLITNFHLPESTLVMLVSALAGRDHVLHAYEEAIKERYRFFSFGDAMLLTDLRYGGES, translated from the coding sequence ATGAACGTTAGGGACTTTTATTTTGATCTGCCGCAGGAGTTGATTGCCCAGGACCCCCTTGAGGACCGTTCTGCATCCAGGCTTCTGGTCTTAGATAAACATACGGGAGAGATTCAACACAGGCATTTTAGGGATATCCTTTCCTTTTTGCGGAAAGGGGATTGTCTGGTCATTAATGATACCAAGGTCATTCCGGCCAGATTGTTTGGAGTGAAAGAGGGAACAGAGGCTAAGATCGAAATCCTCTTATTAAAGAGAAGAGAGAATGACATTTGGGAAACCCTTGTAAAGCCGGGAAAAAAGGCAAAGGTGGGAACCGTGATCACCTTTGGAGAGGGCCTGTTAAAGGGAACCGTGATCGATGTGGTAGAAGAAGGAAACCGGTTGATCCAGTTCTCCTATGAGGGGATTTTTGAAGAGATACTGGACCGTTTGGGGCAGATGCCTCTGCCGCCTTATATTACCCACCAGTTAAAGGATAAAAACCGTTATCAGACGGTTTATGCAAAGCATGAGGGTTCAGCAGCGGCGCCTACCGCAGGGCTGCACTTTACAAAAGAGCTGTTAGAGGAAATCGAGGATATGGGGGTATCCATCGCCCATGTAACTCTTCACGTTGGGCTTGGAACCTTTCGTCCGGTGAAGGTAGATGAGATTGAAGCGCATCATATGCATTCTGAATTCTATATTATAGAAGAAGAAGAGGCAAAGAAGGTCAATGAGGCAAAGCAAAATGGGGGCCGCATTGTCTGTGTGGGAACGACCAGCTGCCGTACGGTGGAGTCTGCTTCCACAGACGAGGGGATATTAAAGGCAGGAAGCGGATGGACGGAAATCTTCATTTATCCCGGATACCGTTTTAAGATTCTGGATTGTCTGATTACGAATTTTCACTTGCCAGAATCTACGCTGGTAATGTTGGTATCCGCTCTTGCAGGGAGGGATCATGTGCTTCATGCCTATGAGGAAGCCATTAAAGAGCGTTACCGTTTCTTTAGTTTTGGCGACGCTATGCTTCTTACGGACCTTCGTTACGGAGGGGAATCTTAA
- a CDS encoding tyrosine-type recombinase/integrase: MEMTTKRRDKGEGSKRLRKDGRYEYRYVAGKRPDGKALYKSFSAKTERELNRKIKEYNEDRTKYTVKVESTFFRDYAEFWMKTVKYPILKPVSYDRLEQTYNTVCNYIGWIQLGNVTTEDIQAMINDLSATKAYSTVKKHYEFVKGVFQYAYNSQKIAFDPCPAVQLPIERNMKVKTKKTEILPENITDKMYEFNNTLRKSNNQFFKHMPVLLLILNTGMRIGEALALEWKDIDFDKNTLKVNKTLTKAKERDKSGSVVGKQKKTFSDITKTESGNRLIPLNDMAVSLLMQIKDYNRRMKIKTDYVASTAEGGYVSERNILRTFKSVLGVVGAEDYTIHALRHTFASRLLKAGTEISVVSKLLGHADINTTYSTYIHVLNDQMTDVMSGISKI; this comes from the coding sequence ATGGAGATGACAACAAAAAGAAGAGATAAAGGTGAAGGCTCTAAAAGATTAAGAAAGGACGGCAGATATGAGTATCGTTATGTAGCTGGTAAAAGACCGGATGGTAAAGCACTATACAAGTCTTTTTCTGCAAAAACCGAAAGAGAATTAAATCGTAAAATTAAGGAATATAATGAGGATAGGACAAAATATACTGTAAAAGTGGAATCCACATTTTTCCGGGACTATGCCGAATTTTGGATGAAAACAGTGAAATATCCCATATTAAAGCCGGTGTCATATGATCGACTTGAACAGACGTATAATACAGTCTGTAATTACATAGGTTGGATTCAGTTAGGTAATGTGACCACAGAGGATATACAGGCCATGATAAATGATTTATCAGCCACAAAGGCATATTCTACGGTAAAGAAGCATTATGAATTTGTAAAAGGGGTTTTTCAGTATGCCTATAACTCTCAGAAGATAGCCTTTGATCCATGCCCCGCCGTTCAATTGCCAATTGAGCGCAACATGAAAGTAAAAACCAAAAAGACTGAAATTCTTCCAGAAAACATAACTGACAAAATGTATGAGTTTAATAATACATTACGTAAGAGCAATAATCAGTTCTTTAAGCATATGCCTGTCCTGCTGCTGATTTTAAACACTGGAATGAGAATTGGTGAAGCTTTGGCTTTGGAATGGAAAGATATTGATTTTGATAAGAATACTCTAAAGGTAAATAAGACCTTGACCAAAGCGAAAGAACGAGACAAAAGCGGTTCTGTTGTGGGGAAGCAGAAGAAGACCTTTAGTGATATAACGAAAACGGAATCGGGAAATCGGCTGATACCCTTGAATGACATGGCGGTATCTCTTCTGATGCAGATAAAGGATTATAATAGAAGAATGAAGATTAAAACGGATTATGTTGCAAGTACTGCTGAAGGTGGGTATGTTTCTGAAAGAAATATTCTGAGAACGTTTAAAAGTGTTCTTGGAGTAGTGGGAGCAGAAGATTATACTATTCATGCGCTCAGACATACGTTTGCTTCAAGACTGTTAAAAGCAGGAACAGAGATAAGTGTTGTCAGTAAACTCTTAGGACACGCCGATATCAATACTACATACAGCACATATATCCACGTTTTGAATGATCAGATGACAGATGTAATGTCCGGTATCTCTAAGATTTAG
- a CDS encoding helix-turn-helix domain-containing protein, with translation MEKTYYNKADLQEIFGFGRDKMKKFLEKGILPTVRVNKDYLISKEELDAWFKKNAGKAINI, from the coding sequence ATAGAAAAGACGTATTACAACAAAGCTGATTTGCAGGAAATATTTGGCTTTGGACGGGATAAGATGAAGAAGTTTCTGGAAAAGGGAATTTTACCAACTGTACGAGTAAATAAGGATTATTTAATTTCGAAAGAAGAGCTTGATGCATGGTTTAAGAAAAATGCTGGAAAAGCTATTAATATATAA
- a CDS encoding cold-shock protein, giving the protein MIGRVTRYFEEKRYGFIRGEDNKTYFIHASKLSGEHIQPGYLVFFNPFSNDRSDYNAKDVIVIDSTENAKNRN; this is encoded by the coding sequence ATGATTGGAAGAGTGACCAGATATTTTGAAGAAAAGAGATATGGTTTTATTCGTGGAGAGGATAACAAAACATATTTTATCCATGCATCAAAATTAAGCGGTGAGCATATTCAACCGGGATATTTGGTATTTTTCAACCCCTTTTCTAATGATAGAAGCGATTATAATGCAAAAGACGTTATTGTGATTGATTCAACTGAAAACGCTAAAAATAGGAATTAA